Proteins from one Penicillium digitatum chromosome 2, complete sequence genomic window:
- a CDS encoding Glycogen synthase Gsy1, putative, with protein MEENGEPIKRDVRNHMLFEVATEVANRVGGIYSVLKSKAPVTTAEYGERYTLIGPLNRASAAVEVEELSPSNPAMRETIQSMKERGIDMVYGRWLIEGAPRVLLIDTGTGYRWLDEWKGDLWTISAIPSPAGDNETNEAIVFGYLVAWFLGEYIAHDRRRAVIAHFHEWLAGVALPLTKKRHMDLTTVFTTHATLLGRYLCAGSVDFYNNLQYFDVDAEAGKRGIYHRYCIERAATHSCDVFTTVSHITAFESEHLLKRKPDGVLPNGLNVKKFSAMHEFQNLHSQAKEKINDFVRGHFYGHNDFDLDNTLYLFTAGRYEYRNKGVDMFIEGLARLNHRLKAAGSNMTVVAFIIMPAQTSSLTVESLKGQAVVKSLRDTIENIEKGIGKRMYERCLSWKEGDNMPDEKDLITSQDRVMLRRRLFGMKRHGLPPIVTHNMHNDHEDPILNQLRRVQLFNHSSDRVKVVFHPEFLNSANPVLPLDYDDFVRGTHLGVFPSYYEPWGYTPAECTVMGVPSITTNLSGFGCYMEELIENSSDYGIYIVDRRAKGVDDSVNQLTEFMFNFTEKSRRQRINQRNRTERLSDLLDWKRMGLEYVKARQLALRRAYPSSFEGQEEYFDIIGGTEQKLSRPLSVPGSPRDRSGMMTPGDFASLQEGHEGLSTEDYIAWKLPEEEEPEEHFPLTLRTRKMPERAASPLDSSSINGCEEAEKGARTE; from the exons ATGGAGGAAAACGGCGAACCCATTAAGCGTGATGTGCGCAACCACATGCTCTTCGAGGTGGCCACTGAAGTGGCCAATCGAGTAGGCGGCATCTACTCGGTCCTCAAGTCCAAAGCTCCTGTAACCACCGCCGAATATGGCGAGCGATATACTCTGATCGGTCCACTTAATAGGGCTTCCGCTGCGGTAGAGGTTGAGGAGCTATCGCCATCCAACCCGGCCATGCGGGAGACAATCCAGTCGATGAAGGAGCGCGGCATTGACATGGTCTACGGTCGCTGGCTCATTGAGGGGGCCCCTCGGGTTCTGCTGATTGACACGGGAACTGGCTATCGGTGGTTGGATGAATGGAAGGGCGATCTTTGGACGATTTCGGCTATCCCCTCCCCCGCTGGTGATAATGAGACCAATGAGGCCATCGTTTTTGGATATTTGGTCGCTTGGTTCTTGGGTGAG TACATTGCGCACGACCGTCGCCGGGCGGTCATCGCCCATTTCCATGAATGGTTGGCTGGTGTCGCCCTGCCACTGACCAAGAAGCGGCACATGGACCTCACAACTGTCTTCACAACCCACGCGACATTACTGGGTCGGTACCTCTGTGCTGGCTCGGTTGACTTCTATAATAACCTCCAGTACTTTGACGTGGATGCGGAGGCCGGGAAGCGAGGAATCTACCACCGCTACTGCATCGAGCGAGCTGCTACCCATTCCTGTGATGTCTTTACTACTGTATCCCATATCACTGCATTTGAGAGTGAACACCTGCTGAAGCGGAAGCCCGATGGCGTGCTGCCTAATGGTCTGAACGTCAAGAAGTTCTCTGCTATGCACGAATTCCAGAACTTGCACTCCCaggccaaggagaagatcaacgATTTCGTTCGTGGCCATTTCTATGGGCACAATGACTTTGATCTGGATAATACCCTATATCTTTTTACCGCGGGTCGTTATGAGTATCGCAACAAGGGTGTCGATATGTTCATTGAGGGGCTGGCCCGCCTCAATCATCGATTGAAGGCCGCCGGATCGAACATGACCGTGGTCGCTTTCATTATTATGCCAGCACAGACCTCTTCGTTGACCGTAGAATCGCTTAAGGGACAGGCCGTCGTCAAGTCTCTCCGCGACACCATCGAGAACATCGAGAAGGGGATCGGGAAGCGCATGTATGAGCGATGTCTTTCCTGGAAGGAAGGTGACAACATGCCCGACGAGAAAGATCTTATCACCAGTCAAGATCGTGTGATGCTCCGCCGTCGCCTGTTCGGCATGAAGCGCCATGGTCTTCCCCCCATTGTCACCCACAACATGCACAATGACCACGAGGACCCCATCCTGAATCAGTTGCGTCGTGTCCAGCTGTTCAACCACTCCTCCGACCGGGTGAAGGTTGTCTTCCACCCCGAATTCCTCAACTCCGCCAACCCTGTATTACCGCTTGACTACGACGACTTTGTTCGTGGAACCCATCTGGGCGTCTTCCCCTCCTACTATGAGCCATGGGGATATACACCGGCCGAATGTACAGTGATGGGTGTGCCTAGCATCACCACCAATCTGTCTGGATTCGGTTGCTATATGGAGGAATTGATAGAAAACTCCTCTGATTACGGAATTTACATCGTTGACCGTCGCGCCAAGGGTGTTGACGACTCGGTCAACCAACTGACCGAGTTTATGTTCAACTTCACGGAGAAGAGTCGTCGCCAGCGCATTAACCAGCGTAACCGTACGGAGCGTTTGAGTGATTTGCTCGACTGGAAGAGAATGGGCTTGGAATATGTCAAGGCTCGTCAACTGGCATTGAGAAGAG CTTACCCATCGTCCTTCGAGGGTCAAGAGGAATACTTCGATATCATTGGAGGGACGGAACAGAAGCTCTCCCGCCCACTTTCCGTTCCGGGATCCCCACGGGATCGTTCCGGAATGATGACCCCGGGCGACTTTGCTTCTCTACAGGAAGGTCACGAGGGATTGAGCACCGAGGATTATATTGCCTGGAAATTGCC TGAAGAGGAGGAGCCCGAAGAGCACTTCCCCCTCACATTGCGAACGCGCAAGATGCCGGAACGTGCTGCATCCCCACTGGACAGTTCATCGATCAATGGCTGCGAAGAGGCCGAAAAGGGAGCCCGGACAGAATAG
- a CDS encoding GARP complex component (Vps54), putative — MSTTSPRKSIDSLASGVSSPSVSFSTSQLESPRLAPQRFPLRKGSVASSIVSIGGVLESSYYHGSISESVAESGQNAISTLLQPPIIRTGMTTGSATSSASFKPPSSRDIPPVTLTNIKHVDAKAFQPYLSQVGSLYDVFQQSKEDTGEDALPAQAAKSPKPDFDPDSLMPWSSERRPSVMSIASRPSSPYDTRGRRPSSARGRAPAVTPLSTIPPVYFEEGFHLENPRTFDVISEKSDVVRPPRPPTINGLVAEPVQTGRKALATNAILQEKLSWYMDTVEIHLISSISTASKSFFTALGSLRELHAEAADSVNRIQILRKDLQKIDKEMALGGLKIVNLRRRRENVRMLAAAVAQLREVVESVSRCEGLVERGDIEEAADGLEEVEKLMAGERFPDRAGSENEEGGPRRLIDLRGIKALEGAPDDLAQLRQRIGMGYETRFLNDLLGDLRQHVQTVPSNVTLLRWGNSFKRQRGSQRSGVSVSPAYLNFDNELRSQLNAQLNGLARAHYTMPAATSFKTAVLREMKGLIRKHLPSSSDDDNESMVSLSTHVGPQLSQQEKSSILARNLRALDADDAYSMLVNIYTGISESLRRLSVQVKVLLDIASGLGNSPTSGFKSPPRSPNLQSMDQAIKSSQIGPTASDMAQDEILQVLDMSSLLGQAVDIAQSQITKVLKVRSEQTAQLSKEEFLRYFTLNRLFADECEAISGRSGTALKTIVGNQIRDFIARFGDSQRHKIVNVMDADRWDARDFGDAENTILTRILDASTKDIDAWIEVPKIWIPFPRSEQEKPADNAAENGTDKSKVRSAVIDEQKYILPDSAVAIMRSIEEFDFLMSNIPTMIQDIAPHLLDILKLFNSRSSQLILGAGATRSAGLKNITTKHLALSSQALSFVIALVPYVREFVRRHGPTNPLMAEFDKVKRLCQEHQSGIHEKLVDIMGSRSSVHVNAMKKIDWNFKGATPAVNPYMETLAKETGTLHRVLSKHLPDMTVSMIMMPVFNSYRDQWTKAFQEADVQTEAGTKRMQADVEHFRAKLSKIEGASEVGDKLLEVVRAKINTITNESVKSQTSERQKDQDDGSDSTKS, encoded by the exons ATGTCGACAACCAGTCCACGAAAGTCAATCGACAGCTTAGCGTCTGGGGTTTCGTCGCCTTCAGTctctttttcaacaagtCAGCTGGAATCCCCACGTCTGGCCCCTCAGCGGTTCCCCCTGAGAAAGGGATCAGTCGCGAGCTCGATTGTGAGCATTGGAGGTGTTTTGGAGTCTTCTTACTACCATGGCTCTATCTCCGAGTCTGTCGCAGAGTCTGGGCAGAATG CCATCTCTACTCTCCTCCAGCCCCCAATCATCCGCACCGGTATGACGACCGGAAGTGCCACATCGTCCGCCAGCTTCAAGCCCCCGTCCTCTCGTGATATCCCGCCAGTCACTCTGACAAATATCAAGCATGTGGATGCAAAGGCCTTCCAGCCCTATCTCTCACAAGTGGGCAGTTTGTACGATGTGTTTCAACAATCAAAAGAAGACACGGGGGAGGATGCCCTACCAGCGCAGGCTGCAAAGTCTCCGAAGCCAGATTTCGATCCCGATTCGTTAATGCCATGGTCCTCCGAGCGGAGGCCTTCGGTCATGTCGATCGCTTCAAGACCGTCCTCGCCATATGATACTCGCGGCCGACGCCCCTCCAGTGCCCGTGGTCGTGCCCCAGCCGTTACTCCTCTGTCCACCATCCCTCCGGTTTATTTCGAAGAGGGCTTCCATCTGGAAAATCCGCGCACGTTTGATGTGATATCAGAAAAATCAGATGTGGTTCGGCCGCCTCGCCCGCCAACCATAAACGGATTAGTTGCGGAGCCGGTGCAAACTGGAAGAAAGGCACTAGCGACGAATGCCATTCTGCAAGAAAAGCTATCATGGTACATGGATACTGTGGAAATCCATCTTATTTCGTCCATCTCAACAGCATCGAAATCCTTCTTCACTGCTCTAGGATCTCTCCGAGAATTACACGCGGAAGCCGCAGATTCGGTCAACCGGATACAAATCCTAAGAAAGGACCTGCAGAAAATTGATAAGGAAATGGCTCTGGGGGGCCTCAAAATTGTTAATTTGAGGCGGCGAAGAGAAAACGTACGAATGTTGGCAGCTGCCGTGGCTCAGCTTCGAGAAGTGGTCGAATCTGTCTCTCGGTGCGAAGGATTGGTGGAGCGTGGCGATATTGAGGAAGCTGCCGACGGACTCGAGGAAGTCGAAAAACTTATGGCCGGTGAAAGGTTCCCCGACCGTGCTGGGTCGGAGAACGAGGAGGGCGGCCCCAGACGCCTTATCGACCTGCGAGGCATCAAGGCCCTCGAGGGGGCACCCGATGACTTGGCACAGCTCCGCCAACGCATTGGCATGGGCTATGAGACCCGGTTCTTGAATGATCTTTTGGGAGATTTACGACAACATGTTCAAACCGTACCGTCCAATGTGACCCTACTGCGCTGGGGAAACTCCTTCAAACGACAGCGCGGTAGTCAGCGGTCTGGAGTATCGGTATCGCCTGCCTACTTGAATTTTGATAACGAGTTGCGATCCCAATTGAACGCCCAACTCAACGGACTCGCGCGTGCTCACTATACGATGCCAGCAGCGACTTCTTTCAAAACCGCTGTTTTACGAGAAATGAAGGGTCTTATTCGCAAACACCTGCCCAGTTCTAGTGATGACGATAATGAATCCATGGTGTCGCTATCAACACATGTCGGTCCTCAGCTAAGCCAACAAGAGAAATCATCAATTCTTGCTCGCAATTTGCGTGCTCTTGACGCAGACGATGCATATTCGATGTTGGTGAATATATATACCGGCATTAGTGAATCACTCAGACGACTCAGTGTCCAAGTCAAAGTTCTTCTGGATATTGCTAGCGGCTTGGGGAATTCACCCACTTCCGGTTTCAAATCCCCACCTCGAAGTCCCAACCTGCAGAGCATGGATCAAGCTATAAAATCTTCACAGATTGGACCAACAGCCTCTGACATGGCCCAGGATGAGATTTTACAGGTTTTGGATATGTCGAGTCTGCTCGGTCAGGCTGTTGACATCGCACAATCCCAGATAACAAAGGTGTTGAAGGTACGATCTGAACAAACTGCCCAGCTGTCTAAAGAGGAATTTCTCAGGTACTTCACGCTCAATCGTCTGTTTGCCGACGAGTGTGAGGCCATCTCGGGACGTAGTGGGACTGCTCTGAAGACCATTGTCGGAAATCAAATCCGCGATTTTATTGCTCGTTTCGGTGATAGTCAACGTCATAAAATTGTCAATGTCATGGATGCCGATCGGTGGGATGCACGCGATTTCGGAGATGCCGAGAACACTATTCTTACTAGGATTCTCGATGCCAGCACCAAGGACATCGACGCCTGGATCGAAGTTCCTAAGATATGGATACCATTTCCTAGAAGTGAGCAAGAGAAACCTGCAGATAACGCCGCTGAAAATGGCACAGACAAGTCCAAGGTTCGCAGTGCAGTCATCGACGAACAGAAATACATTCTGCCTGACTCGGCTGTTGCTATTATGCGCAGCATTGAGGAGTTCGATTTCCTCATGTCGAACATCCCCACCATGATCCAGGATATTGCGCCGCACCTACTAGATATCCTGAAACTGTTCAACTCGCGGTCATCGCAGTTGATCCTTGGGGCCGGCGCCACACGTAGTGCAGGCCTGAAAAATATCACAACTAAGCATCTCGCGCTGTCATCACAAGCGTTGAGCTTTGTTATTGCTTTAGTCCCGTATGTACGGGAATTTGTCCGTCGCCACGGACCGACCAACCCCTTGATGGCGGAGTTCGACAAAGTCAAGCGACTATGCCAGGAGCACCAGAGTGGCATTCACGAGAAGCTGGTGGATATCATGGGCTCGCGCTCTTCGGTTCACGTGAACGCAATGAAGAAAATCGACTGGAATTTCAAGGGAGCCACTCCGGCTGTGAATCCTTATATGGAAACCCTGGCCAAGGAGACGGGCACTCTGCATCGCGTCCTGAGCAAACATCTCCCAGACATGACAGTTAGCATGATCATGATGCCCGTATTCAACAGCTATCGTGATCAATGGACGAAGGCCTTCCAGGAGGCCGATGTGCAGACAGAGGCTGGAACGAAGAG AATGCAAGCCGACGTCGAGCATTTCCGAGCTAAACTGAGCAAAATCGAAGGCGCCAGTGAGGTTGGCGACAAGCTCCTCGAAGTGGTGCGAGCCAAGATCAATACCATTACCAATGAATCAGTGAAGTCCCAGACGAGTGAGAGGCAAAAAGATCAGGACGATGGCTCTGATTCCACCAAGTCCTGA
- a CDS encoding DNA replication licensing factor Mcm5, putative, whose translation MDRRTPYTLSVLAPSTNGAEEDRTTIQNRLRDFVLEFQLDNAFVYRDQLRQNALVKQYYCDIDIAHLISYNEELAHKLTTEPGDIIPLFELALKQCTARIVYPGQRDITLPSHQLLLHSSASHISIRDLNATNVSHLVRIPGIVIGASTISSKSTIIHVRCKGCDHSENIQVDGGFSGLSLPRRCGRPRNDNDQPNEQCPLDPYVVHHERCQFVDQQVLKLQEAPDQVPVGEMPRHVLISADRYLANRVVPGSRCTVMGIFSIYQAKGVKKEAAVAIRNPYLRAVGITSDLDQTAKGASVFSEEEEQEFLELSRRPDLYDALARSIAPSIYGNADMKKAIVCLLMGGSKKILPDGMKLRGDINVLMLGDPGTAKSQLLKFVEKAAPIAIYTSGKGSSAAGLTASVQRDHTTREFYLEGGAMVLADGGVVCIDEFDKMRDEDRVAIHEAMEQQTISIAKAGITTILNSRTSVLAAANPIFGRYDDLKTPGENIDFQTTILSRFDMIFIVRDEHERGRDEKIARHVMGVHMGGRGVEEQVEAEIPVDQMKRYISYCRSRCAPRLSPEAAEKLSSHFVSIRKQVHRAEMESNTRSSIPITVRQLEAIVRISESLAKLSLSPIATEAHVDEAIRLFLASTMDAITQGEGQGSKELMEQSSKIEDELKRRLPIGWSTSLATLRRDFVDGKNYTEQALNRALVVLQRRDTIQIRSGGSQIYRNGV comes from the exons ATGGATAGACGCACCCCCTATACTTTGAGCGTACTTGCGCCCAGCACAAATGGCGCGGAAGAAGATCGCACTACCATTCAAAACCGCCTTCGGGATTTCGTGCTAGAATTTCAGCTGGATAATGCATTTGTCTACCG TGACCAATTACGGCAAAATGCACTTGTGAAACAATACTACTGCGATATTGACATTGCTCATCTCATTTCTTACAACGAGGAATTAGCCCACAAACTCACCACCGAGCCCGGTGATATCATTCCTCTT TTTGAGCTGGCTTTGAAGCAATGTACTGCACGGATTGTTTACCCCGGGCAGCGAGATATCACACTGCCCTCCCACCAACTGCTTCTACACTCTTCAGCATCACACATATCGATTCGTGATCTCAATGCCACCAATGTTTCCCACCTTGTTCGTATCCCCGGAATAGTTATTGGAGCTTCAACAATATCTTCCAAATCAACAATCATTCACGTTCGTTGCAAGGGTTGTGATCACAGCGAGAACATCCAGGTCGACGGTGGCTTCTCTGGTCTATCGCTGCCACGCCGCTGTGGTCGACCGAGGAACGATAATGATCAACCCAACGAGCAATGCCCCCTGGATCCTTACGTTGTTCACCACGAGAGATGTCAATTTGTGGACCAGCAAGTTCTCAAGCTTCAGGAAGCCCCTGATCAGGTGCCAGTCGGTGAGATGCCACGACACGTGCTTATTTCTGCCGATCGATACCTTGCAAACCGAGTTGTCCCTGGCTCTCGTTGCACAGTCATGGGAATTTTCTCCATCTACCAAGCGAAGGGTGTCAAAAAGGAGGCTGCAGTAGCCATTCGCAACCCCTATCTCCGCGCGGTGGGAATAACCTCTGACTTGGACCAGACAGCAAAGGGTGCCTCAGTCTTCTCTGAGGAGGAGGAACAAGAATTCTTGGAGCTCAGCAGGAGGCCTGACTTGTACGATGCACTTGCTCGAAGCATTGCCCCGTCTATCTATGGCAACGCGGATATGAAGAAAGCCATTGTATGTCTGCTTATGGGTGGCTCAAAAAAAATTCTTCCTGATGGAATGAAACTCCGTGGTGATATTAACGTGCTTATGCTGGGTGATCCCGGTACTGCCAAGTCTCAACTTTTGAAGTTCGTCGAAAAGGCTGCACCCATTGCCATTTACACTTCTGGAAAGGGTTCGTCTGCCGCTGGTTTGACAGCCTCCGTTCAGCGAGACCATACCACCCGCGAGTTCTATCTCGAAGGTGGTGCCATGGTCCTCGCTGATGGTGGCGTTGTGTGTATCGATGAGTTTGATAAGATGCGTGACGAGGACCGAGTGGCCATTCACGAGGCCATGGAACAGCAGACAATTTCCATCGCCAAGGCCGGCATCACCACAATTCTCAACTCGAGAACGTCCGTACTGGCCGCAGCCAACCCTATCTTCGGACGATACGATGATCTGAAGACCCCTGGTGAGAACATCGATTTCCAAACCACCATCCTGTCCCGTTTTGATATGATCTTCATCGTCCGGGATGAACACGAGCGTGGCCGTGATGAGAAGATTGCCCGTCATGTCATGGGTGTTCACATGGGTGGCCGGGGTGTGGAGGAGCAGGTGGAAGCCGAGATTCCCGTTGATCAAATGAAGCGCTACATCAGCTACTGCCGCAG TCGTTGCGCGCCGCGTCTCTCACCTGAAGCCGCGGAAAAACTCTCCTCCCACTTCGTCTCCATCCGAAAGCAAGTCCACCGTGCCGAGATGGAGTCCAACACCCGATCATCGATCCCCATCACCGTCCGTCAACTCGAGGCTATTGTCCGTATCTCTGAATCGCTTGCCAAACTTTCTCTCTCCCCCATCGCCACAGAAGCTCACGTGGACGAGGCCATCCGTCTGTTCCTGGCATCCACCATGGATGCTATCACCCAGGGTGAAGGCCAAGGTAGCAAGGAGCTCATGGAGCAGAGCAGCAAAATTGAAGACGAACTGAAGCGTCGTCTTCCCATCGGTTGGAGCACAAGCTTAGCCACCTTGCGCCGTGACTTTGTCGATGGCAAGAACTACACCGAGCAAGCCCTTAACCGTGCACTGGTGGTTTTGCAGCGACGTGACACCATCCAGATCCGCTCTGGTGGATCTCAAATCTACCGTAATGGAGTTTAA
- a CDS encoding Cyanovirin-N, with translation MSFHETSTHIELEEGHILRAILRTEDGGEKESIIDLNHCIGNDNGRFLWGSSDFSASACDIRFDIEGEESVPVLRAVLRDVDNEEHNADVNLAERIGNDNGNLVFN, from the exons ATGAGCTTCCACGAAACTTCTACCCACATCGAGCTTGAGGAGGGCCACATCCTCAGGGCTATCCTTCGGACCGAGGACGGTGGTGAGAAGGAGTCTATCATCGATCTGAATCATTGCATCGGGAACGACAATG GGCGATTCCTCTGGGGCAGCAGTGACTTCTCCGCCAGTGCGTGCGATATCAGATTCGATAtcgaaggagaagaaagcgTCCCTGTTCTGCGGGCTGTCTTGCGCGATGTCGATAATGAAGAACACAACGCCGATGTCAACCTGGCCGAGCGCATTGGGAATGACAATGGAAACTTGGTCTTCAACTAG